A window from Streptomyces sp. NBC_00271 encodes these proteins:
- a CDS encoding HAD family hydrolase, translated as MTTKRAAIFDVDGTLVDTNHLHVVTWWEAFRQAGHQVPMRDVHRAVGLSGGDLLDHLLGDGDDRDPDEDEQLTAAHHALYATYFERLPALDSAGDLLRALAGRGWTIVLATSASGAELAALRRAIDADDVILGAASADDVSDGKPAPDPVRQARELAGVPSERAVFVGDTVWDMKAAVRDGVLPVAVLSGGIPRADLEAAGAHAVYRDAADILAHLDSGVFADKE; from the coding sequence ATGACCACGAAACGCGCCGCGATCTTCGACGTCGACGGAACACTCGTCGACACCAACCACCTGCACGTCGTCACCTGGTGGGAGGCGTTTCGGCAGGCGGGTCACCAGGTCCCCATGCGGGACGTCCACCGGGCCGTGGGACTCAGCGGCGGCGACCTGCTGGACCACCTGCTCGGCGACGGCGACGACCGCGATCCCGACGAGGACGAGCAGCTCACTGCCGCTCATCACGCCCTCTACGCCACGTACTTCGAGCGGCTGCCGGCGCTGGACTCGGCGGGCGACCTGCTGCGCGCCCTGGCCGGGCGGGGCTGGACGATCGTCCTGGCGACCTCGGCGAGCGGCGCCGAACTGGCCGCGCTACGGCGTGCCATCGACGCGGACGACGTCATCCTCGGGGCGGCCAGCGCGGACGACGTATCCGACGGAAAACCAGCCCCCGACCCCGTCCGACAGGCCAGGGAACTCGCCGGTGTGCCCAGCGAACGGGCCGTGTTCGTCGGCGACACCGTCTGGGACATGAAGGCCGCCGTACGGGACGGAGTGCTTCCGGTGGCGGTCCTGTCCGGCGGGATTCCCCGCGCGGACCTGGAGGCCGCCGGTGCCCACGCGGTCTACCGTGACGCCGCCGACATCCTCGCCCACCTGGACTCCGGCGTCTTCGCCGACAAGGAGTGA
- a CDS encoding PRC domain containing protein — translation MTDNMWGYQAESGHQTGTDLTGFKVEASDGSIGKVDKHSEDVGAAYIVVDTGVWIFGKQVLLPAGVISTIDVAERTIHVGRTKEEIKNSPEFDKDKHAGDSGYHEQVGGYYGDHRA, via the coding sequence ATGACGGACAACATGTGGGGCTACCAGGCCGAGTCGGGTCACCAGACGGGGACGGACTTGACCGGATTCAAGGTCGAGGCGAGCGACGGTTCGATCGGCAAGGTCGACAAGCACTCCGAGGATGTCGGGGCCGCGTACATCGTCGTCGACACCGGAGTGTGGATCTTCGGCAAGCAGGTTCTGCTCCCTGCCGGTGTCATCTCGACCATTGACGTCGCGGAGCGGACGATCCACGTCGGCCGTACCAAGGAAGAGATCAAGAACTCCCCCGAGTTCGACAAGGACAAGCACGCCGGTGACTCCGGCTACCACGAGCAGGTCGGCGGCTACTACGGAGACCACCGAGCCTGA
- a CDS encoding transaldolase family protein has product MYVSELVVPGTVNTMPASTLDAFADHGHVPAAAPVADTYASAAAHFEELGRTGIDFMDVTDTLEREGLAKFEDSWAELGATVDREMRADADASEDGTGPSGESSNAPALLAIYLNDHLAGATGGLELCRRAAQGQRDEERATAFSTLAKQVEEDHDSLVQIMFDLGVSTDHPKVALGRLTEKAGRLKPNGRLFSRSPLSDVLELESMLLGVQGKASCWRTLRVLAEDDDRLYAEHLDALLERAEHQTATLEELLLAAAAHTLGHAAVCAPGSSLTQLTGPPNSPSSRASSGSAAEVAHEQAAPRALPGRPPSQQDLRAAGER; this is encoded by the coding sequence ATGTACGTGAGCGAACTGGTCGTCCCAGGGACCGTGAACACCATGCCGGCGAGCACGCTCGACGCGTTCGCCGACCACGGCCACGTACCGGCCGCCGCCCCCGTCGCCGACACCTACGCCTCGGCCGCCGCCCACTTCGAGGAACTGGGCCGCACCGGCATCGACTTCATGGACGTAACCGACACCCTGGAACGCGAGGGCCTGGCCAAGTTCGAGGACAGTTGGGCCGAGCTGGGCGCCACCGTGGACCGTGAGATGCGGGCCGACGCCGATGCCTCCGAGGACGGCACCGGGCCGTCGGGGGAATCGTCGAACGCCCCTGCTCTGCTGGCGATCTACCTCAACGACCATCTGGCGGGAGCGACCGGCGGCCTGGAACTCTGCCGCCGTGCCGCGCAGGGACAGCGGGACGAGGAGCGGGCCACCGCCTTCTCCACACTGGCCAAACAGGTCGAGGAGGACCACGACTCCCTGGTGCAGATCATGTTCGACCTGGGCGTCTCCACCGATCACCCCAAGGTCGCGCTCGGCCGGCTGACCGAGAAGGCCGGGCGGCTCAAGCCCAACGGGCGCCTCTTCTCCCGCTCACCGCTCAGTGACGTCCTCGAACTGGAGTCCATGCTCCTCGGCGTCCAGGGCAAGGCGTCCTGCTGGCGCACCCTGCGCGTCCTGGCCGAGGACGACGACCGTCTCTACGCCGAACACCTCGACGCCCTCCTGGAACGCGCCGAGCACCAGACCGCGACCCTTGAGGAACTGCTCCTCGCGGCGGCGGCACACACGCTGGGTCACGCGGCGGTCTGCGCACCGGGGTCATCGCTCACTCAGCTCACCGGTCCACCGAACTCGCCGAGTTCACGGGCCTCCTCGGGCTCGGCGGCGGAGGTCGCGCACGAGCAGGCGGCACCCCGAGCCCTGCCGGGCCGCCCGCCGTCCCAGCAGGATCTCCGCGCAGCCGGCGAGCGCTAG
- a CDS encoding Hsp20/alpha crystallin family protein encodes MLMRTDPFRELDRLAQQLTGVTGTWSRPSAMPMDAYREGEEYVIALDLPGVAKDAIDIDVERNMLTVKAERRPVVKTDDVQMELSERPLGVFSRQLVLADTLDTERITAGYEAGVLTLRIPIAERAKPRKIAIGGESEHKQIGG; translated from the coding sequence ATGTTGATGCGCACCGACCCGTTCCGCGAACTCGACCGGCTTGCCCAGCAGCTGACGGGTGTGACCGGTACCTGGTCCAGGCCCTCGGCGATGCCGATGGACGCCTACCGTGAGGGCGAGGAGTACGTGATCGCCCTCGACCTGCCCGGTGTCGCGAAGGACGCGATCGACATCGATGTCGAACGGAACATGCTCACCGTCAAGGCCGAGCGCCGCCCGGTCGTGAAGACCGACGACGTACAGATGGAGCTCTCCGAGCGGCCCCTGGGTGTCTTCTCCCGCCAGCTGGTGCTGGCCGACACCCTGGACACCGAGCGCATCACGGCCGGCTACGAAGCGGGGGTGCTGACCCTGCGGATCCCGATCGCCGAGCGCGCCAAGCCCCGCAAGATCGCGATCGGCGGGGAGTCCGAGCACAAGCAGATCGGCGGCTGA
- a CDS encoding STAS domain-containing protein, with protein sequence MTVVPFEVAERRGRWIRPAVALRGEADLESVPQMRTAIELCLRGPGRQMAIDVSALTFCDVSGLNAFLDGAEHAADSGRRLTLRRPSAQVVRLLALAGCAEILLGRRAARQGSGCRLLVRDLRRRARGGP encoded by the coding sequence GTGACGGTGGTTCCCTTCGAGGTCGCCGAACGGCGTGGACGCTGGATCCGTCCGGCGGTCGCGCTGCGGGGCGAGGCCGATCTGGAGTCCGTCCCCCAGATGCGTACGGCCATCGAGCTCTGTCTGCGTGGGCCCGGCCGGCAGATGGCCATCGACGTGTCCGCGCTCACGTTCTGTGACGTCAGCGGACTCAACGCCTTCCTGGACGGTGCCGAGCACGCCGCGGACTCGGGCCGGCGCCTGACACTGCGACGGCCGTCGGCCCAGGTCGTACGCCTGCTAGCGCTCGCCGGCTGCGCGGAGATCCTGCTGGGACGGCGGGCGGCCCGGCAGGGCTCGGGGTGCCGCCTGCTCGTGCGCGACCTCCGCCGCCGAGCCCGAGGAGGCCCGTGA
- a CDS encoding LLM class F420-dependent oxidoreductase: MVQIGYTMMTEQAGPRELVGHVVGAERAGFDFSVTSDHYFPWLESQGHASYAWSVLGAAAQATEHIPLMTYVTCPTTRYHPAVVAQKAATLQLLSQGRFRLGLGSGENLNEHVVGGGWPAAHVRLERLEEAVEIIRSLFAGENVNYHGAHFDVENTKLWDLPDRPPPIGVAVSGDRSCQLAGRLADLLIATEPRPELISAFEGHGGTGKSKVGQLPICYDTDREAAIARAHDQFRWFGGGWPVNSELPGPAAFASATQFVRPEDVAESIPCGDDVEAVVEAVRPYADAGFTEVALVQIGGDHQEPYLEWAERKLLPALRYEL, translated from the coding sequence ATGGTGCAGATCGGGTACACGATGATGACCGAGCAGGCCGGCCCGCGAGAACTCGTCGGCCATGTGGTCGGCGCCGAACGGGCAGGCTTCGACTTCTCGGTCACGTCCGACCACTACTTCCCCTGGCTGGAGTCCCAGGGCCACGCCTCCTACGCGTGGAGCGTGCTCGGTGCCGCCGCGCAGGCCACCGAACACATCCCCCTCATGACCTACGTGACATGCCCGACGACCCGCTACCACCCGGCGGTCGTCGCCCAGAAGGCCGCCACCCTGCAACTCCTCTCCCAGGGACGTTTCCGCCTTGGGCTCGGCTCAGGGGAGAACCTCAACGAGCACGTGGTGGGCGGCGGTTGGCCCGCCGCGCACGTCCGCCTGGAGCGGCTGGAGGAGGCCGTGGAGATCATCCGCTCGCTCTTCGCGGGGGAGAACGTCAACTACCACGGCGCCCATTTCGACGTGGAGAACACCAAGTTGTGGGATCTCCCCGACAGGCCCCCGCCGATCGGTGTCGCCGTCTCCGGCGACCGCTCCTGCCAACTCGCGGGCCGTCTGGCCGACTTGCTGATCGCGACGGAACCCAGGCCGGAACTGATCTCCGCGTTCGAGGGCCACGGCGGCACGGGCAAGTCCAAGGTCGGCCAGCTGCCGATCTGTTACGACACCGACCGTGAAGCCGCGATCGCCCGCGCCCACGACCAGTTCCGCTGGTTCGGCGGCGGTTGGCCGGTCAACTCCGAACTGCCAGGGCCTGCCGCGTTCGCGAGTGCCACGCAGTTCGTACGGCCCGAGGACGTGGCCGAGTCCATCCCGTGCGGTGACGATGTGGAGGCGGTCGTCGAGGCCGTACGCCCTTACGCCGACGCGGGGTTCACGGAGGTCGCGCTCGTCCAGATCGGCGGCGACCACCAGGAGCCGTACCTGGAGTGGGCGGAGCGGAAGCTGCTGCCCGCCCTCCGCTACGAACTGTGA
- a CDS encoding DUF2267 domain-containing protein, translating to MAMRWEAFLDHVQERGEYTTPQEAERAARTVLALLGAHLVGEVRAELAARLPETFALVLLNPLQATEPLPPERFLRATAAWIEGATEQTAAWDVSAVLSVTADAAGEELTRRILLQLPPGYDLLFGRPEHA from the coding sequence GTGGCCATGCGATGGGAAGCATTCCTCGACCACGTGCAGGAACGCGGCGAGTACACCACCCCCCAGGAAGCCGAACGGGCCGCGCGTACCGTTCTGGCCCTGCTGGGCGCGCATCTGGTGGGTGAGGTCCGCGCCGAGCTGGCCGCCCGGCTCCCGGAGACCTTCGCCCTGGTTCTTCTCAACCCGCTGCAGGCCACCGAGCCCCTCCCGCCGGAGCGGTTCCTGCGGGCCACCGCGGCGTGGATCGAGGGAGCCACCGAACAGACCGCGGCCTGGGACGTCAGCGCCGTACTGAGCGTGACCGCCGATGCGGCGGGCGAGGAACTCACCCGCCGCATCCTGCTCCAGCTCCCCCCGGGCTACGACCTCCTCTTCGGCCGTCCCGAGCACGCCTGA
- a CDS encoding type III effector protein, translating to MNASPEPRDPTSFFAAAAALNTINEAVRTAQTPQSGAHPQDGQASADQALAALLLLRELRDQLAGWEPGLIEAARAAGSSWADLAHPLGVASRQAAERRYLRVRPGTPGTTGEQRVQATRNRRAADRTITTWARTNAAELRQLAGQITALTDLPARARTPLARLADALADNDAANLIAPLADTRTHLKPNHPDLAARIATITHHTDQLRQTGDAHY from the coding sequence GTGAACGCCTCCCCCGAGCCCCGCGACCCCACCTCGTTCTTCGCTGCCGCGGCAGCGCTGAACACGATCAACGAAGCCGTCCGCACCGCCCAGACCCCCCAGAGCGGAGCGCACCCACAGGACGGACAAGCCAGTGCGGACCAGGCCCTGGCCGCACTCCTCCTGCTGCGTGAACTGCGCGACCAACTCGCAGGATGGGAACCTGGACTGATCGAGGCAGCCCGGGCAGCAGGCTCCAGCTGGGCGGACCTCGCCCACCCGCTCGGCGTCGCCAGCCGCCAGGCCGCCGAACGCCGCTACCTGCGCGTACGCCCCGGAACACCCGGCACCACCGGCGAACAGCGCGTACAAGCCACCCGCAACCGCCGGGCCGCCGACCGCACCATCACCACCTGGGCCCGGACCAACGCCGCCGAACTACGCCAACTCGCCGGCCAGATCACCGCCCTCACCGACCTCCCCGCTCGTGCTCGCACACCTCTGGCCCGGCTCGCCGACGCCCTCGCCGACAACGACGCCGCCAACCTCATCGCCCCACTCGCCGACACCCGCACACACCTCAAGCCCAACCACCCCGACCTCGCAGCCCGCATCGCCACCATCACCCACCACACCGACCAACTCCGCCAGACCGGCGACGCCCACTACTGA